Part of the Falco peregrinus isolate bFalPer1 chromosome 15, bFalPer1.pri, whole genome shotgun sequence genome, GCCAACTGCTGTCCTCTCCTAGCtgcatgttttgtttcactAATCTTAATTCCAGTCCCTGCTCGGTTGCAACCTTCCCTCTTTGGAAGGAACATAACTTTCAGGAAAACGTCAAGGATCGAGTCCTGAACACAACCCTGCACATACACTCCACTCTCCTCAAGGCTGGTCACACGAGCCTGGGCCCTTCCAGCTTGCATAGAGGCTACCGTGGTCCTCGGGAGCAGATACCCATGGTCAGTAAGACCAGCTCTGGCCAGGATGGAGTGTATTACAGCTGCACTGTCTGTTCTCAGTTTTaaacaaactgtatttaaatttgttaaataaaattatggtTTCTAAGAGCCAGAATACCCTGAAACTCCATTATCAGAGACAGTGCACATGTTTGGTGTTTCCCTCATAGCCTGAATCCTCTGGTTACTGGAACAGAAAACAGGGGCTGAGTGACTTCTTGGAGATACTGAGCAGATCTGCAGCTTGAATTTGAGCTCTTCCTCTCCCTAAAGACATGGCAGCTTCTCAGTGTCTGTGGAGCCggtgagttaaaaaaaaaaacatgtgatGTTTTCCTAAATCCCGTGTTTCTGTTTtgagagacaaaaagaaagaaaacaggaccCAAGTTCCCAAGATTTCACAGCAGGTTTAAATAGAAAGTATGGGTGTGCTCTCCCATTGCAACTATGTATGCAACCCcttctatcccagccaaaatctgAGCCCTGCTCATTTTACAAGGGAAATTTCATCTTAAGGTGCATCCCAGTGAGAACAGGGAGGGGGTGGATGACTGGAAGACTAACTTGtccttttctgctcctgcaCCTCCTCCTTGGACGTTCTCATTCCTGCCTGGGCTGAAACACCATGGTATCTTTGATAGAGGACAAAACACgtttgactttttaaaactttttttttccctttttgagaGAGACAACCTCCATAGTAAAACTTAgtggaaaaaaagcttaaattaAAGTAATTTGACAACCAGCTTGGCTTCCAACAAGTGAACAAGTAATGACCTTTTTGCAGAGTGAGTTGCTAAATTCTGCCTGGAAGcacaacaaaatgtttttccacaCCTGGTTACTCACATGTTCACCAGCTATTTTCTCCCTATCTAATTATAAAAATGAGGAGGCCAGcaataacacatttttaaagtcaCTAGAGAGCTGAGCTCAGCTTTCAGTTCAGATGGCTCCagttctttctctctcctgcctccagcacctTTTTACTCCCCCACATTCATCAGACAGTCCGTAACATCATACACAGCCATCCAAGCTGCGGGTCCTCAGTAGTCCAGGGAGACGAGCTTCTGCATCCATCTATGAAACAATGGAGTCTGGTTCCTTCGGGGCCCGTTCTCTCTTCTGAACTTACTGCCAAAGAGCAAATCCTTTACCTGGGTCTAGTGGAAATTAACATGCCCAAGTGCCTGGGCCATCGTGTCCCCAGACATGCAACCAGGAGTATTCAAGATGAACCAAACATGGGAAAGAAGCTCTCGTCAGTCCACATACTGGGTCCTTCCTAAATAAGGTATGTCAACAGATTGTATTATCCGTCCTGCAGTGCGTTCTTCAAAAATTACAAtctgcagaaagagagagacatgAAGTTTCTTCATACAAAGGCTAAgttacttcaaatatttttaggagGAAAAGGCATACAATcacagcaggggaaggaagCGTCATTTAAAGACATCAATCAATATGAGTCTGAACAGTAACTGTGATTCTTCTTCAGCACCACATGATGCAGAAAATGAACCAGCATCTAATCAGGTTTGTCTTGATTTTGGACTTGATGCAGTGCTTTGAAGTTTAGCTGCCATCCTCATCATGTCTTAATGGTTGTCAGAGCCactacagcagcagctttagAGCAGCACCTTCCCTAATTTTCACAGATCTTGGGAGATAACAgtctccttcctctctgctgtgctggttttcagcTAGAGATAGGCAAGTAATTTACTGCATTAAATCCCCTAGCTCTTTGGGACATGACTCAGAGCAGGATCTTTAATAATACCAACAAGCAAAGAGAAATCCCACCAAAGCCTCTTACCTCATTGCTCCCTTTCCATAACCAGGGGCCAGGAAGGTAGAGTGTTTCCTGAGGTCCAATTTTCCAGTAGCGGCCCAGGTTCTGACCATTGACAAAGACAACTCCTTTTTCCCAGCCCTAGAATCAAGAGTACACCGAATTCCTGATGCAGCTGTATCACCCAGTTAGCACTCCCCCAGGAAACTCGCATTCTTTCCGGCTGCTTTCTGCaggttttctgcttgctttccctgtgcCACTCCCTGAAGCCATGAACATTTAAGCAAGCCCTGCTGAACAGGAGTTACCTTTACTGTGCTAATTAAAAGGATAAAGCTTTCCAAAATGTGCAAGTCATGATTCATGCTTGTACAGGAAACTTCATCCTTTTGAACAGACATATCTTTATTTCTTCCCAAGCATGGAATATCTCCTCTCACCTATTTCCCAGGTGACAGAAATACCGTATCGCTACTGACTAGCGTAATTTACAACAAAACATAAATGGAAGAGTGAGCAGTACAATAATGACTGGCATGAACCTTGGCTCTAAGGGAGTGAAATCGGAGGAGGAAGTTTAATAGCATTTAATATCTCATCTTAAGTTCTATGCAAAAGCAGCAATCTTCCACAGAAGGAAGATGTGAACGCTAACTCTCATGCCATGTCTACAAAGAAGTGACTCCACATCCCATTGAGGAGGCAGGAAGAAAACTAGTGCCTCCTTTGTTCTTTGTGCCTGTTACTCCTCTGCAACTAGAAAAGAAATAGCATTTGTAtgtcaataaaaaaaagacataactGTTCattagcagctctgcagggtcAGTATTGCACATGTTTTCTCATCAGGACCTCTACAGGCTGAACAGAATTACCTGCCAGCACGAGAAGACTTCTACACCctcaaaataattctttctgcaAGATCAGAGGAAGACTACAAAACTACAGACTGTAAGTCAGAGCTCAGAGCTACTACACAAGTGTGTTTTAAACcagcttttagaaaaaaacccaagaaaatcaagatcaagaaaaaataggggggagagaaaaataggACTTGCCTGTAGCTTCAAGAAAGTGTCCTGTGGCTGATGCTCTATCCACAGCCTTCCACGAAAAAAAGCTGGACCGACAAAGTAATCTGGGACTGCGCTCCATCCAGCAGTATGTTGCAAGCTGTAAAAGAATGACCAAACACAGCAGGCAAGCACCAGGCAGCACTGAGAGACACCACACCGATGTCGAGACCATTTCAAACCACTGCTTACATCGGCAGATGGATGTTGTTACAACAGGGTTGCTGTCCCCTTGCACACCTGAAATGTCAAGCAGTTGCTTTCTAGTGGTAGGGCCTAAAGGTAACACTCTTCACGCTGGAAAGGGGTGAAGTGTTCATCTCCTGTAAACATTCAAGGCAAGCACCTAGCTGATCTGAAGTGTACGGGTGGTGCGTTTCAGTCTTCATTATCCTAGGCTTGCCACATCACTGACACACCAGTTGCTGGTACAAGAAGGGGATGTACAGGGCTATCACCGTCTCTAATATTTTACAGCAACATAAAGATCTCTGCTTCACATCAGCTGCTCAAGTGCCTGTCCTCCTTCAGATATGACGGTGCCATCGTGTATGCCTTAAATGCACGTGGCTTACACAGGCTAAAGGAAAACTTGCAGAATTGATAAAATTCAAAACAGCCGTTTCTGCCCACGCTCCTACCGAGGAACACGAACACATCCTTGGGAGTGCAGTAATGAGGGGCAATCTGGCTTTATTTCTTACTTGTGGCAACAATTCgggagcaggggaaaaacagaagagaaaataacgGTTGTAGGAGTCCCACAAAAGCCTTCAGCTTCTGGCAGAACATGTTCCTTCCGACCCTTACAAACTGCATCTCTTGCATTCAGGGAAGTTATTGATCCAGTGCAGCTTGACTGCTACTGAATTATTCAGCTAAAAGCCTGCGACAGTTCCTTTCACAGTACCAtgtgctccagcctcctgcacaGTGACTGGAAGCTGATTGTGTCTCATTGCTGCTGCTCAAATTGCCAGTAACTGATTGCAGCGTTGACTAATCTCGCTTTTGTCTGTGCATGGCAGTTCATTTGCTTTAATATTCctcactgaaaatattcttctaAAACCCTGCAGTCAAAGGTTACGCGAGTTACCCTGTCAGTAAGAACCCTTCAGGTAGCCCCCCAGCACCTGTTGAGATTGTCCTTAGAAATTTCAAAgtgtagacttttttttttttttttttaaagccatttcagtTTAACATGgcctctctctccttcctacACAAAATGCAGGATTTGGGGGATATCTTGGGGGATGCACATGTGTTACTTTGTGGTATTAACAACATCACTGAAAACCGTCTGGATGGTGGCCAGCGTCCGTAGGGCATCTGTTGCCTTAAACGCTTCCTAAGGTTTTCTATATCTACTAACAGGCTCCTTGGCTTACCCcattagatttctttttctgtctttcttgaattaaagcaaaataacttAACAGAGAGGAAGCCATCTGGACTTGTTAATGTACTATTAGTAGCTTCCTAGAATTAATCCATCCCTTGTGAGTTTAAATAGCTAAATATATCAGCCATACTGTGAACTTCAAGAAAGacacaaacttctccaacatgtGGGTGTGTTGGGAGCCACCCCTTTGGGTAAGCCATGCTTCCACCTACCCAACTTAACCCTGCTGGTACAGGCTGCGAGGAATTCTTGAAATCCTCCACAGTGGGAATACATTTCATCCCCAAATAATGGTATAGATAAAGCAGCACCATTTTCTGCGCTATTTCAGGCAAAGGCATCAGCAAGGAACCTAGCAGTGCAAAAATCCACCTCCCTCGCTTTACCTTGGGTTGCCTTTCTGATAGATTTAACTGCTACCTATTAGATTTTGTACTGCTGGTAAACAGTTTGtttcaaatgaggaaaaaaaaccgAATTTAAATCCAACAAACCTTTTCATGAAGCCAGGTTTCATCTCCAAACTGTAAATCTTGAAGTTCCTCAAGGGGGTTTTATTCAAGAAGACGTCACCAATTAAGCCTGCAAGAGCAATGGGGGTAATGAAGAGCCGAAAAACAGCTAAAGCTGATAGATTTTCCTATCTGAATGCGAGGAACAGCAGGAGATGGAAAGCGGCCACATTCTGCAATGGAATTAGAGTCCATATGGTCCCATTGCTCATCCAGATTGAGTGGGGAACATTACTATACCTTGGCCTCTCCACTCTCTCCTTTGCTTCAACTCACCAAGTTGTTAAGCACCCTCCAAGCAGAAAACATTGCTGGCACACGCAGCAGatggggttttgttgttattgttggttttttagTTAGCTGACCatgtacacatttttttttaaagtagtaaaTCAGTTACTTCTCTAATAGGCACAGCAAAATACAACATGGGCGAGCACTGATGTCCAGTGCTGATCCCCTGCTTGCCATCCAAGGATCTCAAGACACCTTAGCAACTAATTTACCTTTAACACTCTCTTGTTAGATAAAGTTATTCTTCATGTagcaggcagagcccaggtCCTAATCCAGCCTCCTAACTACAGGACTGCAGCTGAGCCTGCCTAAGCAGTGCAGAGGCTTTATGCAGTAAAGTCTTcttctgcagtaaaataaaattagtacAGTCACGTGCCTAACTCCATTAGTCTATTTTGTATAGTTTTTTGCATACAGTTCCCCACTAAAATAGAATCCTGGGGTTCTGACCTCTTCCAGCTCTACAACTGTGTGTGATAGACTTGAACATTTTAGCAAATTCTGCTCAGCAGGATGTAAAATTCATTCCCCCTAATACTGTGTCAATTTTAAATGTTGCAATCCTCCAATATCAACCCCCTAAGGgaaaacacagattaaaaaaggtattttccttctctccctgtgAAGTAACACGCTCACAGAGCAAGAGAAAGGGTACCCTAACATCACTGGGCAAATCTAGAGCAGAGTAAGATCCATTGATGGCCTTGGGCGTAGTTGTCCCCCTATAAAATAAGAAGCCTTAACGCAAGCCATCAAGCAGCATCTGTGATTGCTGCAGACAGGGAGTGATGAAAtgggttttttaacatttcctcCATCACACCGTTTCCCACCAACTCCAGACAGTAATCTGGGCTAGCACTACGATAGCTGCATTGGGTCTTCAGTTTGGTTCTGTGTAAAGCACACGAGAAAGGCAGTGCCGCAGTGTTTAAACTCAGAGAACTATCTAGGACAGTTTGACTTACCTTTCCTCTGTTCATTCAACGCCAGGCCATAATTGACACGACCGCGGTTCTCTACCAAGAGTCTTAGCTGCCTGAatccctgttaaaaaaaaaaaaaaggaagagcatCTGCCTGGACCAGTGCGCAGTACGTGCTCTATCAGCCATAATACTTGGTTAACAGAGGTCAGTAGAGGTGTTTTAAGAGGGGAGGTGGCACCGATACCTTTGGCAGCTGCAATTTATCTGTTCAAAGTTCTAGATTGTGTGACAGAACAGTGTCCCCCTACCTTTCAGCTGTTACAAATAGTTATGCCACTGAGGAACTCTCAGCCTTTTTatgaaagtctttttttctgttgtatttttaagtACCATCTTGATATCACCCACAGAGCCAGAAATGAAGTTTGACATAATACAGGCTTATGTCATATAGCTCTCCCACAAGTCATAAGAACAATTAGTGTATTAACCCACCCGCCTACTCTGAGGAGCCATGCACAGCGCTGTTGACATGCATTCAATCAATATACGAGTCTTATTGCCAACTTCCACCAGCGTAAGACTACTCTCAGAGCTAGAGGCATTCCCCCTCATTTCATTTGAGACCCAGAAGGTGCAAAAGCCCCCAAAACCCTTAAAATATGCGTTGTGCTAAGGAAGATGAAGCCTACACAGACTTAATCTGCACAAGCAGGGTGCCAGTACTCGATCTCTCCAGTTGTGGGTGTGGCAGGAAAGCTGGCAAATTTTGTGCAGCAAGCATGACAATATGAATTTTCTCCGTGCAAAAGTATTCAAAAACCCCTTCTCAATCACAAATAGTAACTTGGCAGTAATTCATGCTGTATTTCACTACTGAAATAGGGTTTAATGAGGGTATATAACAACTGCTCCCTGTGTCAGGCTACCGTATCAGCTAGTTAAATGGAATAGGTGGGAGGTTGGGCGGTCTTGGTTCTGTTATCCACATACTATTGCCGTGAGCAATCTCCAGTTATTTACCTGTCCTTCAGGAAGGGAGAGCTCCACTGTGTTGTAGTCCAGCTCACCAACGTACATGGTGTTAACAAACACCTGCAGAACAGAGCACAAGAGAGGAGAGCAACTTCTCATCAATTATGCTGTAATCACGCGTTGCGTAGGTTACCGAAGTTGTATTTGGGGAGGAAATTGTCTCTACTTGAAACTAGAACTCAGCATCCATAACGGTGTCACTGATCCAGTctaggtggggaaaaaaaataatcacaacatTTCTCAGAACATTCAATATTCTGATGTTTAAAGATATTGTAAGTTTTAGTAGACTGGAACCTCAAGCTGATTTATGATTTATGATAAGGACTGGAGTTTAGCTGAGAACTGAGAAGGGCAAATCACACTTCTAATCTAAAACTTCCCATTTTCCTTCATGGTTGACCCATTTCCTACCTAGCTGCCAAGAACAAAGCATTTACATCTGACTGAACGTAGTCACAGTTACCCTCTGCTCCTTACCTGTGCTCGGTCACGGACATGGTCCCTTGAATGCAGATGTCCACCACCGAATATGACAGTCTCGTAGAGCACATACCCATATGACTGCCCACTGCTGTCATTTAGATGCAGATTCTCCATGTTAATGGGAAACTCTGACTTAATGGGctgcaaaggagaaacaaatgCAATGGCAGAAGTGGCCTCCCCGCATTGACAGGCCACGTAGGAGCAATTCATTTCGGATCAGTGTTCCACTCTGCCACAGGTCACATTTACCCTGTAAGCCTCCTGAGGTCTGTTCCAACCTGAATTACCTTACGACTCTATGAAAGCTACAGCAATGAAACCAAGGTACCAGAAAAGGGTGCCAAGGACCTGCAAAAGTGGAATTCCAAGAGAACAGAAGCACCAGTAAAAAAGGTGAAGTAAAAGATTTGCACGTCCTTGGCAAAACATGGGATAGCAAACCAGCACACTAATCACCTTTTCCACCTGTGAGGTGACACCTTTTACTACTGAGATGCATTACAATTGGTAGTACTACCTGTAAAAGAGATGGCAACACATCCCAGAGAGGGATATATTGATGCAACAGGATAGCACCATATGACGCCTTGCTTTCAATcatgggagggagaggaagaggctgGCCTGTgatgcaaaaagaaagagaaagatggaACAACTATTTCAGATGCAAAAACCCAACACAGATTTAAGCCCCCTCCAGGCCTCCTTTGGCCCTCCCTCCCATCCTTTGCAAAAAACACCCAGCCAGTCGACCAGGCAGCTTCAGAGGGCTCCAGCAGAAGGGCCAGTTTAAACAAGTCTCTAATTTAACACTGTAggtaaaacagtattttggtTCTTGGATTTATAATTACCAATGATCATGCTGAAGAGTTGTCGGAGCTTGAAAAATTTGGATGTATAGTCTCCAGCCTCTGTCAGCACAGCATCGTAATCTGAAAAAGCAGTACGcgtgttttaaaaacatacagcagctctgggacacCCTTCATGTATGCTGTCACCAAAGAAGTAAAAGCCCAAGACACAATTTTCTTGGCACCGTCTGTACTGTGGAAACCTGTACGTTTTTATCTGTGCAAATGTAGCTAGACAACCAGAGATGAGCTTAATTTGGAGACAAGGAGCAATGTACTTTTAGAGATCTAATTTGCATGTATCCAGAATAATCACAGGATAAAGtcaaaaattaacaattttaaCAAAGGGCTGTTGGGATGAAAAGAGCTTTACGGTACAATTAAAAACCAGAATTGTATCTTGGATCACCATCTTTCCCTAGAAGGAAGGGCCAGCATGGAGATAACATGAAGCAAAGTCATCATCTGCACCTTCTGTTTCCCGTTGGGAATGAGGGGATGCTCCACATCCTGGAAGGGGTCTGGAAATAGGAGACACTACTGTAAGCCCCCTTTGAGACAGGCATTTGCTTCTGAGCTATGCTCCAGCTCGTCTCTCCATGACAAAGTGGTTGTACTAATAATTTCTCAGTGCTTCTGCCAACTGTAACTAGCCCAAAGGGTAGTCTACACTGCACTGTCACAATAGGTGCATGGGCAAGGCAGTGACAAAAAACTCACCGTAACTGGTGACATCTGACTTGTACTCATCAGCCTCCAGAGCACCGTTCATGAAGCCAAAGTTGGTGCCTCCGTGAAACATGTAGAGATTGATGGATGCGCCTAATTTGAGGACGCTTGCGACAGTATTCACCATTTCTGCAAAGGAAGGGCAGTGCCAGGAAGGCCACAGACCAAGAAGCTAGGCTAACACTTCCAGTAATTCAAAGCAGACACCACAAACATTCTGGTGGTCCTTGTCAGTCAATCACGCCTGTGTAATTACAACAATTTGTATTTTGCCCTCAGTAAGGGCAGCACGTCCATTGACACATCAGGACATAGTAATACATTCAAATATATCTCTCCTATAGGTGAAAAAGGGTAAAGCTCATGTACTTGAGCTGGAATTTTGCTTTGAAGCACAAGAGTTTTAAGGACTACTCAACCAGACTCCTAAGCTCAACACACTAATGACCCAATTACAAAGACAATTGCAGGAGAATGAGAGAGTCATTAGAATAGTCTTATATAGCTCTGTTTTCACTGTACTTTAGATGCCCTAGAGGTTCTGGGGTTGTTGGGGTTTCTCAGTACTTGTCTTCCTTCCTAGTGAGcttttaaactagaaaaaacCTAACGCTTTTCAGAAGGTGCAATACTTGCAAAAGGCTTAGGTTCATCATCATTTATGAGGAGTGTTTATTGGCCAGACAAGTAACGCTGTTATGGATGCTTCACAAAACTTGTGACATCTTTACAAAATACAGATAAAGTCTTCACAAGATTTAGATTAGCTCAGGAGGTGAAACAGATGATTTAAGTCATTcggctgcatttttttaaatcaacttAGGCACAAGGTCTTAGGACATGTCACTAATATCTTCAGATGTTTGGCTCTCTGCACGCCCCACAGAGTTCCtcttcaagaattttttttttttttttaaaaaaagagctgctGTTTACTAACACTACTAAAGAAAATCCAAGGCACAGCAATGTGACCCACTCGCGGAGAGATTATTCATTTACAAAGAGTCACACAAAGCAAAGGTTACAGTGGGACAGAAATACGTAAAGGTTGTATCTCATTTTTCTGTGACCGTTTGCTGAGCACTAAGCCCCCCTAGCTACAAGAAGAGTATACGGTGCTCACCGTCTGCATCAAAGACATAGTGAGGGCCTCCCCAGTTATCAAACCATCCGGTCCAATACTCCATCACCATCTTTGGCTGATCTCTCTGtaccaaaacaaacccaaagagTTAAAATGGAGATCAGTCTTGCCCTCATCCCTATTTTCTAGAGAAGCACTGTTCAACTGCAGTTTGGCAACGCTGTTTACAAGAGTGTTTTCTTCTCAAGCTGGCATAGAAAAGAAGCTAAGAAGCTCTGAAGAAGATGCTGTGGGCCAGCAAAGCCCAGAACCGGTAAGCAAAGCGGACTACTCCTCTGCTAggcacaaagcaaaaagcacagCACACAATCGGGTGATACCAAACAGTTCTGGATACTGTTGTTTGGTAGAGCTGTAGCAAAAAGACAAACCCACTGTCACTGTTTAGCTTCTGGtagaaatacacatttataaatGTCTGCTTATCAGCTACACCACTGCCAGCGGAGGGTTTGCAGGTGCACCGCAGCCAGCGCTTGCCAAGGTAGGAACAGCAGACCTTAGCGGCTTAATGCCTTTTTAATGCCGCATATGGTGTTGGCAGGAAAGAATTAGCCTTTGCAGGAATTAGGTCTTCATTaaaaaagctgtgcacacagagCGATTGCTTCCCATTTGTCACCGcttgccagctccctcagctcctGTAGAATTCCACCCAGCCCCATCACACCAGACAGGACAACATGTGCTCAGCCTGGCTGGCACTCCTTCCTCATGGTATTTATTTCTAGACAAGGCAATTTTGCCCTTTATTTGATAGGGGCTTTATCTGATGCCACGTGAAATGGCCGAGGTAAGTGGCATTAAAGAAACTCATGTTTCATTAGGAGAAAACAACTGCAGGTGCCTGTAATAATTTAATTGTTCCAGGTTCAGACCAGCTCTTGGAAATACATTTAATCAATCCGTCCCCAGTAAACTGCTTGAAGAAGGAGTTTTATCAGCCTCTGGAATAAAAGACCGTAACAAGGCAAAGATAACATAGCTTCATAATCCTTACAAATATGCATGACAGGCTTCCTATCTTGTCATTAGTAAGTGTGGCAAAGGAGGAGCTGCTTTTATTGGGCCGTGTGGCATTCAGCTGGTGGGGAAGGTGCCACCTTCTGTTCATTTGCAGGGTTTGGGGAATTTTGTAAGACCTAAAGAAGGCGAAagcacctgcagcagagcctcTTTTGCCtgtacaggaaaagaaa contains:
- the LOC101915393 gene encoding beta-galactosidase-1-like protein 2 isoform X2, with the protein product MWPCGGRRQRRLGGTAFLLLVLWLVLRRFNWSELIPLQLWGRTLGLQTENSQFLLEGMPFRIFGGSMHYFRVPREYWEDRMLKMKACGLNTLTTYVPWNLHEQERGKFDFSRNLDLEAFLSLAAKNGLWVILRPGPYICSEWDLGGLPSWLLQDPEMQLRTTYKGFTEAVDAYFDHLMPLVVPLQYKKGGPIIAVQVENEYGSYAKDPNYMTYVKMALLNRGIVELLMTSDNKNGLSFGLVEGALATVNFQKLEPGLLKYLDTVQRDQPKMVMEYWTGWFDNWGGPHYVFDADEMVNTVASVLKLGASINLYMFHGGTNFGFMNGALEADEYKSDVTSYDYDAVLTEAGDYTSKFFKLRQLFSMIIGQPLPLPPMIESKASYGAILLHQYIPLWDVLPSLLQPIKSEFPINMENLHLNDSSGQSYGYVLYETVIFGGGHLHSRDHVRDRAQVFVNTMYVGELDYNTVELSLPEGQGFRQLRLLVENRGRVNYGLALNEQRKGLIGDVFLNKTPLRNFKIYSLEMKPGFMKSLQHTAGWSAVPDYFVGPAFFRGRLWIEHQPQDTFLKLQGWEKGVVFVNGQNLGRYWKIGPQETLYLPGPWLWKGSNEIVIFEERTAGRIIQSVDIPYLGRTQYVD
- the LOC101915393 gene encoding beta-galactosidase-1-like protein 2 isoform X1, with product MWPCGGRRQRRLGGTAFLLLVLWLVLRRYYPCLLPVVSEPCENAVLYRFNWSELIPLQLWGRTLGLQTENSQFLLEGMPFRIFGGSMHYFRVPREYWEDRMLKMKACGLNTLTTYVPWNLHEQERGKFDFSRNLDLEAFLSLAAKNGLWVILRPGPYICSEWDLGGLPSWLLQDPEMQLRTTYKGFTEAVDAYFDHLMPLVVPLQYKKGGPIIAVQVENEYGSYAKDPNYMTYVKMALLNRGIVELLMTSDNKNGLSFGLVEGALATVNFQKLEPGLLKYLDTVQRDQPKMVMEYWTGWFDNWGGPHYVFDADEMVNTVASVLKLGASINLYMFHGGTNFGFMNGALEADEYKSDVTSYDYDAVLTEAGDYTSKFFKLRQLFSMIIGQPLPLPPMIESKASYGAILLHQYIPLWDVLPSLLQPIKSEFPINMENLHLNDSSGQSYGYVLYETVIFGGGHLHSRDHVRDRAQVFVNTMYVGELDYNTVELSLPEGQGFRQLRLLVENRGRVNYGLALNEQRKGLIGDVFLNKTPLRNFKIYSLEMKPGFMKSLQHTAGWSAVPDYFVGPAFFRGRLWIEHQPQDTFLKLQGWEKGVVFVNGQNLGRYWKIGPQETLYLPGPWLWKGSNEIVIFEERTAGRIIQSVDIPYLGRTQYVD